A single genomic interval of Penicillium psychrofluorescens genome assembly, chromosome: 2 harbors:
- a CDS encoding uncharacterized protein (ID:PFLUO_003949-T1.cds;~source:funannotate) produces the protein MNPPRPRAASSRVDTDKFTPADEPLQPENMDPLHTSSSGHKKNPSRDVKQSERRTERTVITTREKAQMRARNPVKESSSAANRGDPRQKKSALADAASPNGRKKEKETADLPWDPQASLIAHSTAPLACRVSVPPLASVVPQSLQPRPLRELSSDAQEAAILEDLLFVFMGLEGQYIHYQSTYDPSVEKDRLTGPSFQLAPGLDPTLRDLTQSMLKMATHYSAMEAFVEIQSRAEYGAVCHALCASIRKLLKDYLILIAQLESQLLNNPTFTLHLLHLHTMPTSQCLAQLYSLGQELLRRNGLLDQDLDESIDDFDDVDNILEQLKEGGDLVPGAMASRRICKGGNVLRLLTERLAMFSGDPTTKTLLQTLLRDASRPYMNMLNEWLHHGGIKDPHAEFLVKEQKWIKREKLEEDYTDEYWEKRYTIRDNEVPPQLDSVRDKVLLAGKYLNVVRECGGVDVSKAVKDVPKTLDDPRFLENVNAAYTHANASLLNLLLTKNSLTTRFRSLKHYFFLDRSDFFSYFLELGASELRKPARVVNEGKLQSLLDLVLRQPGSIAAQDPFKEDVKVSMNKIGLTKWLMQVVSVSGIDQDNPEAAFEKQTPASQIAEEDKDIVGFDALELDYSVPFPLSLVISRKTVLRYQLIFRHLLSLRHLETLLVTSWADQNKTTCWRHKSSDPRLEMWKRRAWNLRAKMLVFVQQLLYFCTAEVIEPNWVGLMERVNGAEGVESKGSAVESKQVNRTVDELMQDHVDFLDTCLKECMLTQAKLLKIHSKLMTCCTMFASWTAASLSRALASADQDLSGDKAGGPDARAYDPTRIGKLEDTLKRYEDHFNRHLRILMDSLNYFAATESVVLLKLAHSLSSISKED, from the exons ATGAACCCTCCACGACCCCGCGCGGCCTCCAGTCGCGTCGATACCGACAAGTTCACTCCGGCCGACGAACCACTACAACCCGAGAATATGGACCCCTTACACACAAGCTCGTCAGGCCACAAGAAAAATCCATCACGAGACGTAAAACAGTCCGAAAGGCGCACCGAGCGCACGGTGATCACGACCAGAGAGAAGGCGCAGATGCGCGCCAGGAATCCGGTCAAGGAATCGTCCAGTGCTGCAAACCGAGGAGATCCAAGGCAAAAAAAGTCTGCGCTGGCAGATGCCGCAAGTCCAAATGGTcggaagaaggagaaggagaccgCTGATC TGCCATGGGATCCGCAGGCCTCGTTGATTGCTCACTCAACCGCTCCACTAGCATGTCGTGTATCAGTGCCTCCGCTGGCATCCGTGGTCCCGCAGTCGCTTCAGCCCCGGCCGCTTCGCGAACTATCATCTGACGCACAAGAAGCTGCCATTCTGGAGGACCTACTGTTCGTATTCATGGGGCTTGAGGGCCAATACATTCATTACCAAAGCACTTATGATCCCTCGGTTGAGAAGGACCGCCTGACCGGTCCGAGTTTCCAGCTGGCGCCGGGCTTGGACCCAACGCTGAGGGATCTCACCCAGTCTATGCTGAAGATGGCGACCCATTACAGTGCCATGGAGGCCTTTGTGGAAATCCAAAGTCGCGCCGAGTATGGAGCCGTCTGTCATGCGCTGTGCGCGTCCATCCGCAAACTACTCAAGGACTACCTCATCCTCATTGCTCAGCTGGAAAGCCAACTACTGAACAACCCCACATTCACGCTgcacctccttcatctccacaCGATGCCTACCAGCCAGTGCCTGGCTCAACTGTATTCTTTAGGCCAGGAACTTCTGCGCCGAAATGGCCTTTTGGACCAAGACCTCGACGAGTCTATCGATGACTTCGACGACGTCGATAATATTCTCGAGCAACTTAAAGAAGGGGGAGATTTGGTTCCCGGTGCCATGGCAAGCAGGAGAATCTGCAAAGGAGGCAACGTTCTGCGGTTATTGACTGAACGTCTCGCCATGTTCTCCGGTGATCCCACCACGAAGACTCTGTTGCAGACCCTACTTCGGGACGCCAGTCGGCCCTACATGAACATGTTGAATGAATGGCTGCACCACGGAGGCATCAAGGACCCTCACGCAGAGTTCTTGGTGAAGGAGCAGAAATGGATCAAGCgggagaagctcgaggaagaCTATACTGATGAATACTGGGAGAAACGCTACACCATCCGCGACAACGAGGTTCCACCACAGCTCGACAGTGTCCGAGACAAAGTTCTCTTGGCGGGCAAGTATCTGAATGTGGTCCGCGAAtgcggcggcgtcgatgtcAGCAAAGCAGTCAAGGATGTGCCCAAGACGCTGGATGACCCGCGGTTTTTGGAGAATGTCAATGCCGCCTACACCCACGCAAATGCCTCCTTATTGAATCTTCTTTTGACGAAGAACTCGCTCACGACCCGATTCCGCTCTTTGAAACATTATTTCTTTCTCGATCGCtcggatttcttctcttaTTTCCTGGAGCTTGGTGCCTCAGAGTTGCGCAAGCCAGCGCGTGTGGTAAATGAGGGCAAGCTTCAGTCACTGCTGGACCTTGTTCTTCGCCAACCGGGTAGTATTGCTGCTCAAGATCCATTCAAGGAGGATGTTAAAGTTTCGATGAACAAGATCGGGCTCACGAAGTGGTTGATGCAGGTCGTCAGCGTCTCGGGGATCGATCAGGACAACCCGGAAGCCGCATTTGAGAAGCAGACGCCTGCATCCCAAAttgccgaggaggacaaggatATTGTCGGATTCGATGCACTCGAGCTGGATTACTCGGTCCCATTCCCTCTGTCGCTTGTCATCAGCCGCAAGACCGTGCTGCGGTATCAGCTCATCTTCCGACATCTGCTGTCATTGCGCCACCTGGAGACGCTGCTGGTCACGTCCTGGGCCGACCAGAACAAGACGACCTGCTGGCGGCACAAATCTTCAGATCCTCGGTTGGAGATGTGGAAACGACGGGCGTGGAATCTGCGGGCGAAGATGCTTGTCTttgtccagcagctgctgTATTTCTGCACGGCAGAGGTGATCGAGCCCAATTGGGTTGGACTGATGGAGCGTGTGAACGGTGCCGAGGGGGTTGAATCCAAGGGGTCGGCGGTGGAGTCGAAACAGGTCAATCGGACGGTCGACGAGCTGATGCAGGACCATGTGGATTTCTTGGATACATGTCTCAAGGAGTGCATGCTGACCCAGGCCAAGCTATTGAAG ATTCATTCTAAGCTGATGACCTGCTGTACTATGTTCGCATCCTGGACGGCAGCATCGCTCTCCcgcgccttggcctcggccgACCAGGACCTGTCCGGGGACAAGGCTGGGGGCCCCGATGCGCGGGCGTATGATCCAACGCGCATCGGCAAGCTCGAGGACACCCTCAAGCGGTACGAGGATCATTTCAACCGCCATCTGCGGATCTTGATGGACAG TTTGAACTATTTCGCTGCGACTGAGAGCGTGGTACTTCTGAAGCTCGCACATTCTCTGAGCTCGATTAGCAAGGAGGATTGA
- a CDS encoding uncharacterized protein (ID:PFLUO_003950-T1.cds;~source:funannotate), whose product MFIARSEYDRGINTFSPEGRLFQVEYSLEAIKLGSTAIGVATSEGVILGVEKRVTSTLLEASSVEKIVEIDQHIGCAMSGLQADARNLVEHARVECQNHAFHYAEPLRVESTTQAICDLALRFGESGDEEESVMSRPFGVALLIAGYDEDGPQLYHAEPSGTFYRYDAKAIGSGSEGAQAELQNEYHRSLTLPEAETLVLKTLKQVMEEKLDSKNVQLASVTKENGFRIYNDEDMGKAVAQLGGNQ is encoded by the exons ATGTTCATCGCACGATCGGAATACG aCCGTGGAATCAA CACCTTCTCCCCCGAAGGCCGTTTGTTCCAGGTCGAATACTCTCTCGAAGCTATCAAACTAGGTTCCACAGCGATTGGA GTAGCAACATCCGAGGGCGtcatcctcggcgtcgagAAGCGCGTCACCTCGACCCTGCTGGAGGCATCCTCCGTAGAGAAGATCGTCGAAATCGACCAGCACATCGGCTGCGCCATGTCCGGCCTGCAGGCGGACGCTCGGAACCTGGTCGAGCACGCCCGCGTCGAGTGCCAGAACCATGCCTTCCACTATGCCGAGCCGCTGCGCGTGGAGAGCACCACGCAGGCGATTTGCGATCTGGCGCTCCGGTTCGGTGAGAGCGGTGACGAAGAGGAGAGTGTCATGAGCAGACCGTTCGGAGTGGCGTTGTTAATTGCTGGTTATGACGAGGATGGCCCGCAGCT ATATCACGCGGAGCCCTCGGGTACGTTCTATCGTTATGACGCCAAGGCTATCGGCTCCGGAAGCGAGGGCGCGCAGGCCGAGCTGCAGAATGAATACCATCGCTCCTTGACGCTGCCTGAGGCCGAGACCCTGGTGCTGAAGACGCTGAagcaggtgatggaggagaagctggattCCAAGAACGTGCAGCTTGCGAGCGTGACTAAGGAGAATGGTTTCCGTATCTACAATGACGAGGACATGGGCAAGGCTGTTGCGCAGCTGGGCGGGAACCAATGA
- a CDS encoding uncharacterized protein (ID:PFLUO_003951-T1.cds;~source:funannotate): MFAVPGWSVSSSALKQQIQPANQSQPPKDTPTPNNAKNKKRKRGNDNVTSGNVGEMYRRHIEGGVPTPKAAKNRAGDSVKPEKKQKKDQQTPQKQAAPKPKNDIATGANAGPLGDGDKAAKKKQKKDKKNKKQENGGSTTVPDEAPAAAAAPETLAPPPFTSATLTPLQQAMRQKLISSRFRHLNETLYTTPSAKAFELFSANPELFSEYHAGFSRQVKESWPSNPVDGYIQAIRRRGGIPVPKRGKPQNLSKGAPLPRRPNGACTIIDLGCGDAQLARALTPSAKKLTIKLNSYDLQAPDSLITKADISNLPLEDGSVDIAVFCLSLMGTNWVSFVEEAWRVLRGDGKGECWVSEVKSRFGKVTRKKSQIGAQKPQSKTEKKKLKKKKGGDADDADSDMDDADIYAEDARPAATDDETDISAFVEVFRTRGFMLRPESVDKSNKMFVRMEFVKQGGAPSKGKHASAVAPPAAGGKKRFVDKKADAGMSPEQEAQVLKPCVYKIR; this comes from the coding sequence ATGTTTGCCGTCCCAGGCTGGTCAGTTTCGAGCTCTGCTCTCAAGCAGCAGATCCAACCGGCAAACCAATCGCAACCGCCCAAAGACACGCCCACCCCCAATAATGCAAAGaacaagaagcgcaagcgcgGAAACGACAATGTCACCTCGGGAAATGTGGGTGAAATGTATCGCCGGCATATCGAGGGCGGCGTCCCAACACCCAAGGCTGCAAAAAACCGTGCGGGTGATTCCGTGAAGccagagaagaagcagaagaaggacCAGCAGACACCCCAGAAGCAGGCAGCACCCAAGCCGAAGAATGATATAGCCACGGGCGCCAATGCTGGCCCACTTGGGGATGGGGATaaggcggcgaagaagaagcagaagaaggacaagaagaacaagaagcagGAAAACGGCGGCTCTACTACGGTTCCTGATGAAGCGcctgctgccgctgccgcccCGGAGACACTCGCACCACCTCCCTTTACATCGGCGACTCTTACACCCCTCCAACAGGCGATGCGCCAGAAGCTCATTTCCTCGCGGTTCCGCCATCTGAATGAGACCCTCTACACGACTCCCTCCGCCAAGGCCTTCGAGCTGTTCAGCGCCAACCCCGAGCTATTCAGTGAATACCACGCAGGATTTTCCCGACAGGTGAAGGAGTCCTGGCCCTCCAACCCGGTCGATGGCTATATCCAAGCCATTCGTCGACGGGGCGGAATCCCCGTTCCAAAGAGAGGCAAGCCTCAGAATCTCAGCAAGGGTGCGCCacttcctcgccgaccaAATGGAGCCTGCACTATCATCGACCTGGGCTGCGGCGATGCCCAGCTCGCGCGTGCTCTGACCCCGTCCGCTAAGAAGTTGACCATCAAGCTCAACAGCTACGACCTGCAAGCCCCGGATTCTCTGATCACCAAAGCAGATATCTCGAATCTGCCGCTGGAAGACGGCTCGGTCGATATAGCCGTCTTCTGTCTGAGCTTGATGGGCACGAACTGGGTTTCATTCGTCGAGGAAGCATGGCGCGTTCTgcgcggcgacggcaagGGCGAGTGCTGGGTCAGCGAGGTCAAGAGCCGCTTCGGCAAAGTGACCCGCAAGAAGTCGCAGATCGGAGCGCAGAAGCCGCAGAGcaagacggagaagaagaagctcaagaagaagaagggtgggGATGCGGACGATGCGGATTCGGATATGGATGATGCCGATATCTACGCAGAGGATGCGCGCCCAGCGGCCACGGATGATGAGACGGATATATCGGCGTTTGTGGAAGTGTTCCGCACTCGCGGATTCATGCTTCGTCCGGAGTCGGTGGACAAGTCCAACAAGATGTTTGTTCGGATGGAGTTTGTGAAGCAGGGCGGTGCGCCCAGCAAGGGCAAGCACGCTTCTGCAGTGGCACCCCCGGCGGCCGGTGGGAAGAAGCGGTTCGTCGACAAGAAGGCGGACGCTGGCATGtcgccggagcaggaggcGCAGGTGCTCAAGCCCTGTGTGTACAAGATCCGGTAG
- a CDS encoding uncharacterized protein (ID:PFLUO_003952-T1.cds;~source:funannotate), with amino-acid sequence MEHAIKAGLDDRLAMYPSEDNGGAAEAPFRRSSSLSRRAPKKRTKTGCLTCRKRRIKCGEEKPICHHCVKSKRLCEGYAQRVVFKNPLGIIRSHTLDQQFPQGHMPIPSFHDYSSSLGAQQAAAAASQHPALAPRPVDPAATEYASLSSPDRAPPESSRMSSSSHFYYSAASMQPHMQPWPSQTFTTASTDCSPPLQSATSGQTTHYNQEATMKYSDQGASSQYPGEGDTDYAGQLPLTATGQSSSEGISPNTNKIPPIVYHHQSPPGSLQQHLYSHDPFLSQQTQIIYVEDESEDYYDVESDEEMVDQAQAEGFNQLSLIMSSANQDDRQLRSFTTHLNEPNILATYRPTLGSSPLNNPKTARIFAHFIHSTGPSLSIFERHPTDSSIVLGAPVPTAQQGLWTYTLPLKALEHPALLQAILAISSLHISSLQNAPTTVSLKHYHYALKRVGHAVGLPLRRKQIGTLAATLSLGYYEVISADHHKWNSHVAGSAHLIREIDYAGITRDLRAYRRRIYKQYNPMAHIVSWPGGYSYNNLGCEPPEDDPFVEKESVIDQTVLETITGRAMNYDEFGHVDEGQVREPRKHFTRKEIENFRIQCDLYWWYCKQDLIKSLISGNKLFTPYSQWGQCPPRAGLGRLDAIYGSADHLWLLLGRLTEFGACDRKRKLKALKAAGKEWTPTQGMFKFMARFGGGSPGQKPGPPGSGPGGAPPPGSAQGTPAHQPGDKTSSMQRTAPTSRDSPPMYGMIPPTGPVHLPSGFIEQHHESQESPEEDNEDLTYSEAEQEWETIMEAFETFSHCLGRDFQSLPADITPPISTPFGPALQYRTHTIAVLWGFYYAGRILLLRLHPSMPPAMMVAAGVAARTTTEYAQNVGKIMAGIYYPQRHNLEAGSLSPTLGTTLTEMTVPVFFAAVQYTDATQRGWTITKLREISRLTGWKSSDSVAAGCENSWIVAAKHGRGPPYSRTQDSDRERPGLNAVQRDDDANHDRRFVTVSESSRLHWAFGILSLEDDVDDMD; translated from the exons ATGGAACACGCTATCAAGGCCGGGCTGGATGATCGCCTGGCCATGTACCCCTCCGAGGACAATGGTGGTGCAGCTGAGGCTCCGTTCAGGAGGagttcttctctctcccgcAGAGCCCCCAAAAAGCGAACCAAGACGGGCTGCTTGA CATGTCGCAAGCGTCGTATCAAATGTGGTGAGGAGAAGCCCATCTGCCACCACTGCGTCAAGTCCAAACGATTATGTGAGGGCTATGCCCAGCGCGTGGTGTTCAAGAACCCACTGGGTATCATCCGAAGTCATACTTTGGACCAGCAATTCCCGCAAGGCCATATGCCGATTCCCTCGTTTCATGACTATTCCAGCTCTTTGGGGGCCCAGcaagctgctgccgccgcctcTCAGCATCCCGCGTTAGCACCGAGGCCGGTTGACCCCGCGGCAACGGAGTACGCTTCTCTGTCTTCGCCGGACAGAGCTCCACCGGAAAGCTCTCGAATGAGTAGTTCATCGCATTTCTACTACTCAGCTGCTTCGATGCAGCCGCACATGCAACCATGGCCATCCCAGACATTTACTACAGCCTCAACCGACTGTTCACCACCGCTGCAGTCTGCCACTTCTGGCCAGACCACCCATTATAACCAAGAGGCGACCATGAAATATTCGGACCAGGGTGCCTCGTCCCAATACCCAGGCGAAGGGGATACTGACTATGCCGGCCAATTGCCACTGACAGCCACTGGTCAAAGCAGCAGTGAGGGTATATCTCCG AATACTAATAAAATACCCCCGATTGtctatcatcatcaatcgCCTCCAGGCTCATTACAGCAACATTTGTACTCCCATGACCCATTCCTGTCACAGCAGACTCAGATCATTTATGTTGAAGATGAGAGTGAAGACTATTATGATGTCGAATCGGACGAAGAAATGGTAGACCAGGCACAAGCAGAAGGCTTCAACCAGCTAAGTCTGATCATGTCCTCCGCCAACCAAGATGACCGGCAGCTTCGCTCTTTCACCACTCACTTGAATGAACCAAATATTCTCGCCACTTACCGTCCCACCTTGGGCTCGTCGCCCCTCAACAACCCAAAGACAGCCCGTATATTTGCTCATTTCATTCACTCCACGGGGCCTTCTCTGTCCATCTTTGAGCGGCATCCTACAGACTCCTCCATTGTGCTAGGTGCTCCGGTCCCCACTGCGCAGCAAGGTCTATGGACATACACACTTCCCCTCAAGGCATTGGAGCACCCGGCACTATTGCAGGCCATCCTCGCGATTAGCAGCTTGCACATCTCCTCCCTTCAAAACGCCCCGACTACTGTGTCACTGAAGCACTATCACTACGCATTAAAAAGAGTCGGCCATGCCGTGGGCCTCCCCTTGCGTCGCAAGCAGATTGGTACGCTAGCCGCGACGCTGTCTTTGGGTTATTACGAGGTGATATCGGCCGACCATCACAAGTGGAATAGCCATGTCGCTGGATCTGCTCATCTAATCCGCGAGATTGATTATGCTGGCATCACTCGAGATCTTCGGGCATACCGACGGCGAATATACAAGCAATACAACCCTATGGCCCATATAGTTTCCTGGCCGGGGGGGTATAGTTACAACAATCTGGGCTGTGAACCACCTGAGGATGATCCATTCGTTGAAAAAGAGAGCGTTATTGATCAAACGGTCCTCGAAACGATTACGGGGAGAGCGATGAATTACGATGAATTTGGACATGTCGACGAGGGCCAGGTGCGAGAGCCTCGGAAGCACTTCACGCGCAAGGAAATTGAGAACTTTCGTATCCAGTGCGATCTGTACTGGTGGTATTGCAAGCAGGATTTGATCAAGAGCTTGATCAGTGGGAACAAACTTTT CACACCATATTCCCAATGGGGCCAGTGTCCGCCGCGAGCAGGTCTCGGACGGTTGGATGCCATTTACGGCTCGGCTGATCATCTCTGGCTTTTGCTCGGACGATTGACGGAATTTGGGGCTTGCGACCGGAAGCGAAAGCTGAAGGCGCTCAAAGCGGCAGGGAAGGAGTGGACACCCACTCAGGGCATGTTCAAATTCATGGCTCGCTTTGGGGGTGGCAGTCCCGGTCAAAAACCAGGCCCACCGGGCTCAGGTCCTGGAGGAGCTCCCCCGCCTGGTTCGGCGCAAGGAACCCCAGCACATCAGCCTGGAGATAAGACATCATCGATGCAAAGGACGGCCCCAACATCTCGAGACAGTCCTCCGATGTACGGCATGATTCCTCCTACAGGCCCAGTGCACTTGCCATCCGGGTTCATCGAACAGCACCATGAATCCCAAGAATCTCCAGAGGAAGACAACGAGGACTTGACGTATAGTGAAGCCGAGCAAGAGTGGGAGACCATTATGGAAGCCTTTGAGACGTTTTCTCATTGCCTGGGTCGAGATTTCCAATCCTTGCCCGCCGATATCACACCTCCCATCTCGACCCCATTTGGACCAGCGCTGCAGTACCGCACGCACACGATCGCGGTCCTGTGGGGGTTCTACTATGCCGGACGGATTCTGCTACTACGACTACATCCGTCCATGCCCCCAGCAATGATGGTCGCCGCCGGAGTCGCAGCCCGCACGACAACCGAATATGCGCAAAACGTCGGCAAGATCATGGCAGGCATCTACTATCCACAGCGACATAACCTTGAGGCCGGTAGCCTCAGCCCCACGTTGGGCACGACTCTCACCGAGATGACTGTCCCGGTGTTCTTTGCGGCGGTGCAGTACACCGACGCCACACAGCGTGGCTGGACAATCACcaagctgcgcgagatcTCCCGACTGACGGGCTGGAAATCCTCGGACTCTGTGGCCGCAGGCTGCGAGAATTCTTGGATCGTGGCGGCGAAGCACGGGCGCGGGCCGCCTTACAGTAGGACGCAAGACAGCGATCGCGAG CGGCCTGGGCTCAACGCCGTGCAGCGCGATGACGATGCCAATCATGACCGGCGATTTGTGACCGTCAGTGAATCAAGCCGGCTTCATTGGGCATTTGGGATATTGAgtctggaagatgatgtcgacgacatggatTGA